The following are encoded in a window of Methanococcoides sp. LMO-2 genomic DNA:
- a CDS encoding class II SORL domain-containing protein, with translation MNILNFGELVKGKDIEAESTMKEKHVPTIEILKGHGGSDADLVRVIVGKETAHPNTVEHHIAWVELYGRKDGGEVVNLGRVNFSPGNTKPDCWFKLENIGEYTAFCALGYCNIHGLWENCIEA, from the coding sequence GTGAATATTTTGAACTTTGGAGAGTTAGTCAAAGGAAAGGACATTGAAGCAGAAAGCACAATGAAGGAGAAACATGTACCTACTATCGAGATCCTCAAAGGACATGGAGGATCAGATGCGGACCTTGTTAGGGTAATCGTAGGTAAAGAGACTGCACATCCAAATACCGTTGAGCACCACATTGCATGGGTAGAGCTCTATGGCAGGAAAGATGGTGGCGAGGTCGTTAACCTCGGCAGGGTGAACTTCAGCCCAGGGAACACAAAGCCTGACTGCTGGTTCAAGCTGGAGAACATTGGTGAATACACAGCATTCTGCGCTCTTGGATACTGCAACATCCACGGCCTGTGGGAAAACTGTATCGAGGCATGA
- a CDS encoding adenosylcobinamide amidohydrolase yields MVVKLPEGRKTLTTSWLNGGYHEDMEAVFNHKIPHRSYAAGDLEGGSVPEYLRIVADRLQLTPEKASGMLTTANMENAKIVSDSFRALEVTAIVTAGVEINGGRAGDPASYYQEDERFEPVGGTVNIILLIGADLPEYAMSRAIITATEAKSAALQQLMAPSRYSNGLATGTGTDMISVVTDATSPMKLTDAGKHSKLGELIGNCVLEAVTNAVGIQSEITPITQRDMLVRLDRFGVDEAQYWKVASTLEGENKKTRFTEELRKVSRNPAIVAATASVLHIIDEISWELIPENAGRKAAFSIMKELPQMLDMNVAMPADEILNEYNSILDNWVVATSWIVKNRMS; encoded by the coding sequence CTGGTCGTAAAGCTTCCCGAAGGAAGAAAGACCCTCACAACCTCATGGCTCAACGGAGGATACCATGAGGATATGGAAGCTGTATTCAATCACAAAATTCCACACCGAAGCTATGCTGCCGGAGATCTTGAAGGGGGAAGTGTTCCGGAATACCTTCGGATAGTTGCAGACAGGCTTCAGCTTACCCCTGAAAAGGCTTCAGGAATGCTCACTACCGCAAATATGGAAAATGCGAAAATCGTTTCCGATTCATTCAGGGCACTTGAGGTCACTGCGATCGTTACAGCCGGAGTAGAGATCAATGGAGGACGCGCCGGAGACCCTGCATCGTACTATCAGGAAGACGAAAGGTTCGAACCCGTGGGTGGAACCGTAAATATCATTCTCTTGATAGGAGCGGACCTTCCCGAATATGCCATGTCAAGAGCTATTATAACAGCCACCGAGGCAAAGAGTGCTGCATTGCAGCAGCTTATGGCACCCAGCCGATATTCAAATGGACTGGCAACAGGTACAGGAACAGACATGATATCTGTTGTTACGGATGCAACAAGTCCGATGAAGCTTACAGATGCCGGGAAACATTCAAAGCTCGGAGAACTTATCGGAAACTGTGTACTTGAAGCGGTAACGAATGCCGTGGGAATACAATCAGAGATCACACCAATCACCCAGCGTGATATGCTTGTTAGACTGGACCGCTTCGGCGTGGATGAAGCACAATACTGGAAAGTGGCATCGACTCTTGAGGGGGAGAACAAAAAAACCCGCTTCACAGAGGAACTTCGCAAAGTGTCACGGAACCCTGCAATTGTAGCTGCAACTGCATCTGTTCTCCACATCATTGATGAGATATCATGGGAACTCATCCCGGAAAATGCCGGACGTAAAGCTGCTTTTTCTATTATGAAGGAACTACCCCAAATGCTTGACATGAATGTTGCGATGCCGGCAGATGAGATTCTAAACGAGTACAACAGTATTCTTGACAACTGGGTCGTTGCTACCTCATGGATAGTAAAGAACAGAATGAGCTGA
- a CDS encoding tripartite tricarboxylate transporter permease: MPSDITIPMLLLSVLIGYALGIISGLIPGIHTNNFALMLVALSPMLMDSGIPPAYIAIAILANSLSHTFHDIIPAVYLGAPNDDMALAVLPGHRLLLEGRGSEAIRLSALGSAGSVAFSLIIAVPLAFAFSSIYPILQNYLGLFLLLISIALILSEKGEYVINQGSLVKYRYKAYALILFILTGILGMFAFRMEASMNPLIDFGSPSILLPLLSGLFGASQLLISLLSDSHIPPQRYSKMDLPAKRIVRGVITSSAAGSIVAWLPGISSSIAAVLARLFIKSDFERKKNIRHRENESASESEDDNENDENEGYYRYDDDEFYRDETIESSKEFIVSVSGVNTANAIFGLFALAVIGKTRSGAMVAVEELLQVASLTAQDIILFLLVIAITALLSYFSTIAIGNNIHKMLARLDYSMICISVLLGLALMSLLFTGFFGLLIFVIAIPLGMSASFMKIRKSHAMGVILLPVILYFL, encoded by the coding sequence ATGCCCTCCGACATAACCATCCCGATGCTGCTGCTGTCGGTGCTCATCGGATATGCACTGGGAATAATCTCAGGACTTATCCCCGGAATCCATACGAACAACTTTGCCCTGATGCTGGTGGCACTCTCCCCCATGCTAATGGACAGCGGAATACCGCCAGCATACATAGCTATAGCGATCCTGGCAAACTCCCTGTCACATACCTTTCATGACATAATCCCAGCTGTCTATCTGGGAGCGCCCAACGACGACATGGCACTGGCAGTCCTCCCCGGACACCGGCTGCTGCTCGAGGGACGCGGATCAGAGGCCATACGCCTCTCAGCCCTAGGAAGTGCAGGATCGGTTGCATTCTCCCTAATTATCGCAGTTCCCCTCGCATTTGCTTTCAGCAGTATCTACCCGATACTCCAGAACTACCTGGGATTGTTCCTTCTGCTGATCTCCATAGCCCTGATCCTGAGCGAGAAAGGAGAATACGTCATAAACCAGGGCTCGCTGGTAAAATACAGGTACAAGGCCTACGCTCTAATTCTCTTTATCCTCACCGGAATCCTCGGGATGTTCGCCTTCAGGATGGAGGCCTCAATGAACCCATTGATCGACTTCGGATCCCCGTCAATACTCCTCCCGCTTCTCAGCGGTCTTTTCGGAGCATCACAATTGCTCATCAGCCTGCTCTCCGATTCTCACATCCCACCCCAGAGGTATTCGAAAATGGACCTTCCTGCAAAAAGAATAGTAAGAGGAGTGATCACAAGCAGTGCAGCCGGTTCCATCGTTGCATGGCTTCCGGGGATTTCCTCATCCATCGCTGCAGTACTCGCGAGATTATTCATCAAAAGCGATTTTGAAAGGAAGAAGAACATTAGGCATAGGGAAAATGAAAGCGCATCTGAATCTGAAGACGATAATGAAAATGATGAAAACGAAGGATACTACCGCTACGATGATGACGAGTTCTACCGGGATGAGACCATCGAGAGCTCAAAGGAGTTCATCGTATCAGTATCAGGGGTCAACACCGCCAACGCGATCTTCGGCCTGTTCGCCCTGGCAGTGATCGGGAAAACAAGGAGCGGAGCCATGGTAGCCGTGGAAGAGCTCCTGCAGGTCGCGAGCCTCACGGCCCAGGATATCATCCTGTTCCTTCTGGTAATTGCCATCACGGCACTGCTATCTTATTTCTCAACAATAGCCATAGGAAATAACATTCACAAGATGCTTGCAAGGCTCGATTATTCAATGATCTGCATCAGCGTGCTTCTTGGACTCGCATTGATGAGTCTGCTGTTCACCGGTTTCTTTGGCCTGCTGATATTTGTGATCGCGATTCCCCTTGGCATGTCAGCATCGTTCATGAAGATCAGGAAGTCACATGCAATGGGAGTGATACTGCTGCCGGTGATATTGTATTTTTTGTGA
- the pyrF gene encoding orotidine-5'-phosphate decarboxylase, protein MEKKNCLILALDVTDRENALRIANEVSEYVDSIKVGYPLVLGEGLGIVKELAELAPVIADFKVADIPNTDRLICEHVFNAGADAIITHGFTGRDSLDSCVKVAEEYDRDVYVVTEMSHPGGVEFFRPVAETIAQMAADAGATGVVAPATRPERVRDIRKIIGDDLHIISPGVGAQGGSAADVINAGADWVIVGRSIYNSDSPADAAMRICNEMKC, encoded by the coding sequence ATGGAAAAGAAGAACTGCCTTATACTTGCCCTCGACGTGACGGACAGGGAAAATGCCCTTCGTATTGCAAATGAAGTATCCGAATATGTGGATTCCATCAAAGTCGGATATCCACTCGTACTTGGAGAAGGGCTGGGCATCGTTAAAGAATTAGCTGAACTTGCACCTGTTATTGCAGATTTCAAGGTGGCCGACATACCAAATACCGACCGCCTGATCTGCGAACATGTTTTCAACGCCGGAGCAGATGCTATCATAACACACGGCTTCACGGGTCGTGACAGCCTGGATTCCTGTGTTAAGGTGGCAGAGGAATATGACAGGGATGTCTACGTTGTAACAGAAATGAGCCACCCCGGTGGCGTGGAGTTCTTCCGCCCTGTTGCAGAGACAATTGCACAAATGGCTGCAGATGCCGGAGCTACAGGTGTTGTCGCGCCTGCCACAAGACCTGAAAGGGTAAGGGACATCCGCAAGATCATCGGAGATGACCTGCACATAATCTCACCTGGCGTAGGTGCCCAGGGTGGCAGTGCTGCCGATGTGATCAATGCCGGTGCTGACTGGGTGATCGTAGGCCGCAGTATCTACAACTCAGATTCACCTGCTGATGCCGCCATGAGAATATGCAATGAGATGAAATGCTGA
- a CDS encoding carbon monoxide dehydrogenase accessory protein CooC, which produces MVKIAVTGKGGVGKTTLSGTLARLLARDGYEVLAIDADSDMNLASSLGIAEPPRPLTEYKEMIDERAGEVGGMFKYNPKVDDIVDKFGVVGPDGVKMLVMGTVERGGSGCMCPASAFLRALLRHVVLKDSSALIMDMEAGIEHLGRGTTRGIDLMIIVVEPGMRSIETAGRIKELAGGIGVKNLAAVVNKGTSADVKPKLAELGITVLGEIPFSPDLMNADFEGKSPIDSGTESITAFVEIKDKMLEMIESFSKDEEN; this is translated from the coding sequence ATGGTAAAGATCGCAGTTACAGGTAAAGGGGGTGTTGGCAAGACCACCCTGTCCGGAACTCTGGCAAGATTGCTTGCAAGGGACGGTTATGAGGTGCTTGCAATTGATGCTGATTCGGACATGAACCTTGCATCTTCATTGGGTATAGCTGAACCACCACGCCCGCTCACGGAGTATAAGGAGATGATCGATGAGCGTGCCGGTGAGGTTGGTGGCATGTTCAAGTACAACCCGAAGGTGGATGATATTGTAGACAAGTTCGGTGTTGTGGGTCCGGATGGTGTTAAGATGCTGGTGATGGGCACGGTGGAGCGTGGGGGTAGCGGTTGCATGTGTCCTGCTTCTGCATTCTTGAGAGCACTTCTTCGCCATGTGGTGCTGAAGGACAGCAGTGCACTTATCATGGACATGGAGGCCGGTATCGAACACCTTGGCCGTGGAACGACCCGTGGTATCGATCTTATGATCATCGTGGTGGAGCCCGGAATGCGGTCCATTGAAACTGCCGGACGTATCAAGGAACTCGCAGGCGGCATTGGTGTAAAGAACCTTGCTGCGGTGGTCAACAAGGGAACTTCTGCTGATGTCAAACCGAAACTCGCAGAACTTGGCATTACGGTACTTGGCGAGATCCCGTTCTCGCCTGACCTTATGAATGCTGATTTTGAAGGCAAGTCCCCGATCGATTCAGGAACTGAAAGCATTACTGCATTTGTGGAGATCAAGGATAAGATGCTTGAGATGATCGAGAGCTTCAGCAAGGATGAAGAGAACTGA
- the acs gene encoding acetate--CoA ligase, which translates to MTETIESLLKEQKKYYPPEEFVRNANMKDPQIYEKAEEDLEGFWEELAYNIDWFKKWDTVLDWQPPHAKWFSGAKLNASYNCLDRHISKHGDKTALIWEGEMENSATYTYRELLDATARFAAALKEMGIKKGDVVTIYLPMIPEAVISMLACSRIGAPHSVVFAGFSADALAQRMNDSNSHYLITCDGYFHKGKLIEQKEKADIGLENCNCVEKVIVTNHAANAIAMKEDRDIWWDELIHNVDSECEPEHMDAEDILFLMYTSGTTGKPKGVVHTTGGYMVGTNVTSKWIFDLKDDDIYWCTADVGWITGHSYLVYGPLSNGATIVMHEGAPDYPDKGRFWDIVEKYGVTIFYTAPTAIRTFMKWGDDIPAKYDLSSLRLLGSVGEPINPKAWLWYYEVIGNSHCPIVDTWWQTETGMIMISPLPGLTTMKPGTATRPFPGIKASVLDDDGNEVPEGNGGSLAIERPWPSMIRTINGDEQRFLDTYWSKWGTDRYLAGDGARRDKDGYFWVLGRLDDVIKVSGHRLGTMEIESSLVSHKAVAEAAVDGKTDEIKGEVVVAYVILEADAKASDELKQELKEHVVEEIGPIARPKQIIFTDDLPKTRSGKIMRRVLKAITNDTEVGDITTLQNPAVVEELKRKVNELREH; encoded by the coding sequence ATGACAGAAACAATTGAATCATTGCTCAAAGAACAGAAAAAGTACTATCCACCGGAAGAATTTGTCAGAAATGCTAACATGAAAGATCCTCAGATATATGAGAAGGCAGAAGAGGACTTAGAGGGATTCTGGGAAGAGCTTGCCTACAATATAGACTGGTTTAAAAAGTGGGATACAGTCCTTGACTGGCAACCACCTCATGCAAAGTGGTTCAGCGGTGCAAAACTGAATGCCTCCTACAACTGTCTTGACCGCCATATCTCAAAACATGGTGACAAAACAGCCCTGATATGGGAAGGTGAAATGGAGAATTCAGCAACCTATACGTACAGGGAACTTCTGGACGCTACCGCTCGATTTGCTGCTGCACTAAAGGAAATGGGAATTAAGAAGGGTGATGTTGTAACAATATACCTTCCAATGATACCCGAAGCAGTAATATCCATGCTTGCATGTTCCAGGATCGGTGCACCCCACAGTGTTGTCTTTGCAGGGTTCTCTGCAGATGCCCTTGCACAACGTATGAACGATTCTAATAGCCATTATCTCATCACATGTGATGGATACTTCCACAAAGGAAAACTCATTGAGCAAAAAGAAAAGGCAGACATCGGTCTTGAAAATTGTAATTGTGTGGAGAAGGTGATCGTAACCAACCATGCTGCCAATGCCATCGCCATGAAAGAGGACAGGGACATCTGGTGGGACGAACTGATCCACAATGTAGATTCGGAATGTGAACCCGAACACATGGATGCAGAGGACATACTTTTCCTGATGTACACAAGCGGCACAACCGGAAAGCCAAAGGGAGTTGTCCATACCACCGGCGGATATATGGTAGGTACAAATGTAACTTCAAAATGGATATTCGACCTGAAAGATGATGATATCTACTGGTGTACTGCCGATGTTGGATGGATCACAGGACATTCCTACCTTGTATACGGTCCACTCTCCAATGGTGCGACCATTGTAATGCATGAAGGTGCACCTGACTACCCTGACAAAGGCAGGTTCTGGGACATCGTGGAAAAATACGGTGTTACTATCTTCTACACAGCACCTACTGCAATACGGACATTCATGAAATGGGGAGATGACATCCCTGCAAAGTATGATCTGTCCTCCCTGCGCCTGCTTGGAAGCGTTGGTGAACCTATCAACCCGAAGGCATGGTTATGGTACTATGAGGTCATCGGCAATTCCCACTGCCCAATCGTGGATACATGGTGGCAGACCGAGACAGGTATGATCATGATAAGTCCGCTACCCGGACTCACCACCATGAAACCGGGTACTGCAACCAGACCATTCCCGGGAATCAAGGCATCTGTGCTTGATGATGACGGTAATGAGGTTCCTGAAGGTAATGGTGGTTCTCTTGCCATTGAGAGACCGTGGCCAAGCATGATCAGGACGATAAACGGTGATGAACAGAGGTTCCTGGACACCTACTGGAGCAAGTGGGGTACGGACCGCTACCTTGCAGGAGATGGTGCACGAAGGGACAAGGACGGTTACTTCTGGGTACTCGGACGTCTGGACGATGTGATCAAGGTTTCCGGACACAGACTCGGCACCATGGAGATCGAAAGTTCACTTGTATCACATAAGGCAGTTGCAGAAGCTGCTGTTGATGGAAAAACTGATGAGATCAAGGGAGAAGTCGTTGTGGCCTATGTCATACTGGAAGCAGATGCAAAAGCCAGTGATGAACTCAAGCAGGAACTAAAGGAGCATGTAGTGGAAGAGATCGGACCCATAGCCCGCCCGAAGCAGATCATCTTCACGGACGATCTTCCAAAGACAAGAAGCGGGAAGATCATGAGACGTGTCCTGAAAGCCATTACCAATGACACGGAAGTTGGAGACATTACGACCCTCCAGAACCCTGCTGTTGTCGAGGAGCTCAAAAGAAAAGTTAATGAGCTAAGGGAGCATTGA
- a CDS encoding HD domain-containing protein: MNIRELISQYCDKTEKKGNGITIYSGSAPEPIETPELFAYLDFLSDEPSRKIWHSDDYRMFLTEIDGKITVYEHVRLANYRIQLLDLQEKYGEKKEKELPDLADAFAFANREHKNDTRKSGTPYITHPMDVASILLKENASHELVLAGLLHDLVEDTDVDIETIERRYNQNIADYVDAVTEPEEFRQAANEDKAQNWKDRKEYTIRKMARANSEIKLLSCADKLANIRDLICDIRMEGEGFWDKFNAPKEDQEWYYRSMLESFATGPQNIKETRAYRDLEECVEQLF, encoded by the coding sequence ATGAATATACGCGAACTGATCAGCCAGTATTGTGATAAAACTGAAAAAAAAGGAAACGGAATAACCATCTATTCAGGTAGTGCTCCCGAACCAATAGAGACACCAGAACTTTTCGCCTATCTGGATTTCCTGTCCGATGAGCCTTCCAGAAAGATCTGGCACAGCGATGATTACAGGATGTTCTTGACAGAGATCGACGGAAAGATCACAGTCTATGAACATGTAAGACTGGCAAACTACAGGATACAGTTACTTGACCTTCAGGAAAAATACGGAGAAAAAAAGGAGAAGGAACTGCCGGATCTTGCTGATGCATTTGCGTTCGCCAACCGGGAACACAAGAACGATACAAGGAAATCAGGTACCCCATATATAACACATCCAATGGACGTGGCATCCATCCTTCTCAAAGAGAATGCATCACATGAACTTGTTCTTGCAGGATTGCTCCACGACCTCGTTGAAGATACCGATGTTGATATTGAAACAATAGAAAGAAGATATAACCAGAATATCGCGGATTACGTGGATGCTGTTACAGAACCTGAAGAGTTCAGGCAGGCTGCAAACGAGGATAAGGCACAGAACTGGAAAGACCGGAAGGAATACACAATCAGAAAGATGGCCAGGGCAAACAGCGAGATCAAACTGCTCTCATGTGCAGACAAGCTTGCCAATATCAGGGATCTCATCTGCGATATAAGAATGGAAGGAGAAGGGTTCTGGGACAAGTTCAATGCACCAAAGGAAGACCAGGAATGGTACTATCGCTCAATGCTGGAATCTTTTGCCACAGGGCCACAGAACATCAAAGAGACCCGTGCATACCGTGATCTCGAGGAATGTGTGGAACAGCTTTTCTGA
- a CDS encoding DUF6141 family protein, whose protein sequence is MLNKSTAFREVQKFRQFWVSSLVLIPAVVTLYGAYKQLFLGQPFGNNPASDTTMVILTIIFGFLFPLFIFSMKMVTEVRSDGVYVRFFPFHLSFKKFGYADIASYRSVHYSALRDYGGWGVRYGRNGKAYNISGNDGIRLEFRNGKHLLIGSQRTHEFLLALEQSARTA, encoded by the coding sequence ATGCTTAACAAAAGTACGGCATTCAGGGAAGTGCAGAAGTTCAGGCAATTCTGGGTAAGTTCACTGGTACTTATCCCTGCAGTTGTAACACTCTATGGGGCATACAAACAGCTGTTTCTGGGTCAGCCTTTTGGAAACAACCCGGCATCGGATACCACTATGGTCATCCTGACAATCATCTTTGGTTTCCTGTTCCCTTTATTCATCTTTTCCATGAAAATGGTGACCGAGGTACGCAGTGACGGTGTTTATGTTCGTTTTTTCCCATTCCATTTGTCCTTTAAAAAATTCGGATATGCGGATATTGCCAGCTATAGGTCGGTTCACTACAGTGCTCTTAGGGACTACGGTGGCTGGGGTGTACGCTATGGCAGAAACGGTAAGGCTTACAACATAAGCGGCAACGATGGGATCAGGCTGGAATTCAGGAATGGGAAGCATCTGCTCATCGGCTCACAAAGGACACATGAGTTCCTGCTTGCGCTGGAACAAAGTGCCAGAACTGCCTGA
- a CDS encoding cation diffusion facilitator family transporter — MDERSKKIQQILVIILFLNLMVAFAKIVYGTLTDTLSMKSDGYHSLFDGISNIVGIIAIFVAAKPPDRSHPYGHQKFETLASIIIAVLIIFVGFEIIHNSITRFTSDIQPTVTGMSFIVMIGTMAINLLVTEYERRKGEQLNSEILLADSIHTRSDIFVSLSVLVALVAIEAGFPIIDPLISLVIAAVIVKAGLKIIMKSSNTLCDAAQLEEDVICSLAYEVEGVRDCHKIRTRGCKGDIHIDLHIMVEPDMTVYEAHAISHRVIDNLKEKLKDVSEVLVHIDPFGEQK; from the coding sequence ATGGATGAACGCTCGAAAAAGATACAGCAGATACTGGTAATCATATTATTCCTTAACCTGATGGTAGCTTTTGCGAAGATAGTCTATGGTACACTCACAGACACGCTCAGCATGAAATCCGACGGTTACCATTCCCTTTTTGATGGCATATCCAACATCGTCGGCATTATTGCCATCTTTGTGGCAGCAAAACCTCCTGACAGAAGCCATCCTTACGGGCATCAGAAGTTCGAGACCCTTGCATCCATTATCATTGCAGTGCTAATAATCTTTGTCGGATTCGAGATCATACACAATTCCATTACAAGGTTCACATCCGACATACAGCCCACTGTAACCGGCATGAGCTTTATTGTAATGATAGGCACAATGGCCATTAATCTTCTCGTTACCGAATATGAGCGAAGGAAAGGGGAGCAGCTTAACAGCGAGATACTTCTGGCCGATTCCATCCATACCAGAAGTGACATCTTTGTATCACTTTCAGTGCTCGTGGCACTGGTAGCTATCGAAGCTGGATTCCCAATAATAGACCCACTGATATCACTGGTAATAGCAGCTGTTATCGTCAAGGCCGGTCTCAAGATAATAATGAAAAGTTCCAACACATTGTGCGATGCAGCCCAGCTCGAGGAGGATGTCATCTGCTCACTGGCCTACGAGGTAGAGGGAGTTCGTGACTGCCATAAGATAAGGACCAGAGGGTGTAAAGGTGATATACATATCGACCTTCACATCATGGTAGAACCTGACATGACCGTTTACGAAGCTCATGCGATCTCACATCGGGTCATTGATAATCTCAAAGAAAAGCTGAAAGACGTGAGCGAAGTATTGGTTCACATCGACCCATTCGGGGAACAAAAATAA
- a CDS encoding 4Fe-4S binding protein, with the protein MRSTGNIMERLQKTEKAERFRLALQLVGLAIFIYFGSQSTFYVVLLSIPVALLLGPVYCGWMCPRGMFQNVIGSMGKRVLGTRYNKLVPKRLHKPFSYFRYVVLLFLLIAMMLHELRIIDDAIMESVVIDGLIVIMVVSILLSFFVDRAACRYFCKEGAAASLTNLVKIRKIRRDPSLCNSCGICDRVCPMWIDVSRKDVVRDTACISCMKCVQKCPVDALRVE; encoded by the coding sequence GTGAGATCCACAGGAAATATCATGGAAAGGTTGCAAAAGACCGAAAAGGCTGAAAGGTTCAGGCTGGCTCTCCAGCTCGTGGGCCTTGCGATCTTTATCTATTTTGGTTCCCAGTCAACTTTCTATGTTGTACTGCTTTCCATCCCTGTAGCCCTGCTGCTTGGTCCTGTCTACTGCGGCTGGATGTGCCCGAGGGGTATGTTCCAGAATGTCATTGGCTCCATGGGGAAAAGGGTCCTTGGTACCAGATATAATAAACTAGTTCCAAAAAGGCTTCATAAGCCGTTTTCATATTTCCGCTATGTTGTATTGCTCTTCCTGCTGATTGCCATGATGCTGCATGAGCTTCGGATCATTGATGATGCTATCATGGAATCAGTGGTCATAGATGGATTGATCGTCATAATGGTGGTCTCGATCCTCCTGTCCTTTTTCGTGGACCGGGCTGCATGCAGGTACTTCTGTAAGGAAGGGGCAGCAGCTTCATTGACAAATCTTGTGAAGATCAGGAAGATCAGGCGTGACCCTTCGCTCTGTAATTCCTGTGGTATATGTGACAGGGTATGTCCCATGTGGATAGATGTTTCCAGGAAGGATGTTGTCCGGGACACGGCCTGTATCAGCTGCATGAAGTGCGTTCAGAAGTGTCCTGTGGATGCACTCCGGGTGGAATAA
- the aroC gene encoding chorismate synthase, whose amino-acid sequence MPGNTFGHSFRITTWGESHGKALGVTVDGVPAGLPLEPQMIQKELDRRRPGQSQVSTPRSESDSVEILSGIFEGKTTGTPISMMVWNKDARSSSYDNIKDVARPGHADYPYTEKYGIRDYRGGGRSSARETIGRVAAGAIAKEILAKYGIDVVAHVIALGTVCAKPLPLDMIKENLEKTPVRCADLEAAEKMLKEVEAAREEHESIGGMVEIIATGVPAGIGEPVFDKLDADIAKAMMGIGAVKAVEIGAGFEASHLKGSQMNDPFFMEGEKVVTSTNNAGGILGGLSTGMPIVCRTSVKPTPSISKPQQTVNLKEMKDTDITIQGRHDPTIPPRMVPVAEAMMALVIVDHMIRSGRIHPNSLLK is encoded by the coding sequence ATGCCCGGAAATACCTTTGGACACTCGTTCAGGATCACAACCTGGGGAGAATCACATGGAAAAGCATTGGGAGTCACAGTAGACGGAGTTCCTGCAGGACTTCCTCTCGAACCACAGATGATCCAGAAAGAGCTGGACAGGAGGCGCCCGGGACAGAGCCAGGTTTCCACCCCCCGCTCCGAATCGGACAGCGTGGAAATCCTTTCAGGTATTTTCGAAGGAAAGACAACCGGAACACCAATTTCTATGATGGTATGGAACAAGGATGCACGATCAAGTTCCTACGACAATATCAAGGACGTTGCAAGACCAGGGCATGCAGATTACCCATACACAGAAAAATACGGCATCCGAGACTACCGCGGTGGCGGGCGCTCATCAGCCCGCGAGACCATAGGCAGGGTGGCTGCCGGAGCTATCGCAAAAGAGATACTGGCCAAATATGGTATCGACGTCGTTGCTCATGTTATAGCCCTTGGAACAGTATGTGCAAAACCATTGCCACTCGATATGATCAAAGAGAATCTGGAAAAGACACCGGTAAGGTGCGCGGACCTTGAAGCAGCAGAGAAGATGCTCAAGGAGGTCGAAGCAGCACGCGAAGAGCATGAAAGCATCGGCGGCATGGTGGAGATCATTGCAACCGGCGTTCCTGCAGGTATCGGGGAACCGGTATTTGACAAACTGGATGCCGATATCGCAAAAGCCATGATGGGGATCGGTGCGGTCAAGGCTGTAGAGATAGGTGCAGGTTTTGAGGCATCCCATCTAAAAGGCAGCCAGATGAACGACCCGTTCTTCATGGAGGGTGAGAAGGTAGTGACCAGTACCAATAATGCAGGAGGAATACTTGGCGGACTTTCCACAGGCATGCCCATAGTTTGCCGCACTTCTGTAAAGCCAACACCATCCATCTCAAAACCACAGCAAACAGTGAACCTGAAGGAGATGAAGGATACTGATATCACCATACAGGGGCGTCACGACCCGACCATCCCCCCGAGAATGGTTCCTGTTGCAGAGGCCATGATGGCACTGGTGATCGTTGACCACATGATAAGAAGTGGTCGAATCCACCCGAATTCGCTTTTGAAATAA
- a CDS encoding cupin domain-containing protein, protein MKRTEYSQVEPFTTKDGSTIRELMHPNNIGSQKQSLAEATVPVGCKTLEHRHHEVEEIYHITAGTGLMTLGNDVFEVSAGDTILIDPGVGHKIENTGEGELKILCCCSPAYSHEDTELLE, encoded by the coding sequence ATGAAGAGAACTGAATACTCGCAGGTCGAACCGTTCACCACAAAGGACGGCTCGACAATACGTGAATTGATGCATCCAAATAACATTGGTAGCCAAAAGCAGAGTCTTGCGGAGGCAACCGTCCCTGTAGGGTGCAAAACACTTGAGCATCGACATCATGAGGTAGAGGAGATCTACCATATAACTGCCGGGACGGGCCTTATGACACTGGGGAATGATGTGTTCGAGGTTAGTGCCGGTGACACCATATTGATCGATCCGGGTGTCGGACATAAGATCGAGAACACCGGTGAAGGTGAACTGAAGATCTTATGCTGTTGTTCACCTGCATATTCTCATGAGGATACTGAACTTCTGGAATGA